Within Malus domestica chromosome 04, GDT2T_hap1, the genomic segment TTTGCAGGAGCATGGAGAGGATCGTGAAGGCATAGGCGCTGAGGGACAACAGCATGAGCTCCAGCATGTCAAGCAACAGGATGATGAAGATCAACCTGGACAAACGGAATCATGGACGAGCAGCGAGAAGTTTGGGAGAGGTCGCTGGGTATGGTGTGAGGAAGAAGGACGGTGTCGGTCTTCTGAGCAACGAGGTGGGATTCTCGGGTCATCAGCGTAGGCGAGTGGCTCCAGTCCGATAAGATCTGGTCGGGTCGACTTCGGGTCGTGTCGTGCAAGGACCGGTGCGAGATCCGGCTGGAGGATCCGAACTCCAGCGAGCTGTTCGCCGCCTACTTCGTGCTCAAGATCGAGGATGGCACCGGGAAGCACACCTTCATCAGACTAGGATTCGCGGAGCGGAACAAGACTTTCGATTTCAACGTGGCGCTTTCGGACCATGAGAAGTACGTGAAGAAGGAGCACGAGAAGGAGAGCAATGGCGGCGAAACCAGCGACGACTGCCATATCGATATTCATCCCGCTGTCAATCATAGATTGAAAGAAGGTGAGACGATAAGGATAAATGTGAAGCCGAAGCCGCAGCCGACGAGTGGGGCCGGGATGTTGTCCTCATCTGGTATTGGGTTGAAGCGGGGACCGGAGGCGGTTCATTTCCTGCAGGAATGTTATGGAAGAAACGGTGGAGAGTGGGGAAATGGGCGGGACGAGCTGTTGCTTCAtaataatatcatcaacatCCGCCTCATTTACTGTTTTCTGGAAAACAATCAGGAAGAGTTGGGTCAGGACCCGGGGATTCGCGGAGGCACGGCAGTCCAGTGTGACCACGCTGACCGTCGGCCGCGTGTCGATTAAGTCTCGTCTGAGCACGACGTACTGAACCAGGACGTCCATAGTGTTGGACTTTGGGATATCCGAAGTGGCTTCTGAACAAATTTTGAACCAACAACTTTCTCCGATGAAGGTAGCAGTTGTATGATTAGCAACAAGCTTTGGTAACATGGTTTTACCGGTTCCAGGCGGACCATAGAGTAATATACACCACGTGGGGGGATCTATTCCAATCTGGGCCAGGATCGACAATGGCGAAAGCTACAAAATGTTGCAGACGGTGGGTGCGGTGTCGATCGAGAGAAAAACGGGCCTGGGCTGGTGCGTTTTGTTGCACCTGGGCCTAgacatatacacatatatatatttcctttttttttttttttttttttttttttttgtaaatacataaaacatgtatctctctttttttttttttttttttttttttgtacaaagaaattgtaatagcatcaaaacttttaataaaatttcttattctttattttgatgtgactgaactcgaataTTGAATGCtcgagttgcctacgtacccttccaaagaagagatcaagtcgtaacgtagttcaaaatgcatacatatttttttttgggtattttctttttgtgccgtttgcagttttaactcatgcaggcaaggagtgttggtgccgtgttgcagttttagctcgtgcaggcaaggagcgttggtgtcgccttttatgctcgtgcagaccaggagcgttggtgttgccttttatgctcgtgcagaccaggagcgtttggttcgtgcagtttaggctcgtgcgaacaaggagcattgttggttcgtcaagcgatccGAGAGAgttgttcctcgcaatcttcatagcaaggagccttgaccgcgtgattgaagaagtcttcgggtaaaaagtcgcgcatcgtgatggcaacagacgatctttgtgtcgtaatttcatcatcttcaacacgttcacgttgctttgaaggttgacaagagctgctttgccccctttccgattggcggacttgtggaggagacgtatgcttcttgtgcaatttcttaggagtgacttgagtccatccttcaattttgcttgtcttggacgatgcccccagcggttgaggtgaaaactttgagtcggaagagccagaagtgaaggtggtatagtttgacttcgccacttcgtcaagatctagctcgatgattcctttctgagccagcttcatgatgagatctttcagcacgaaacatttttctgtcggatgactgatgaagcggtggaatttacagtaccttggactgtcggtgcgattcatctcttctggccgtttgcactcaggcaaaccaatcaccttcttgtccaacaggtcatctagcatggcaaccacatcagagtcggggaatggataagtcttctcctcaagctccttcaaagtgcgtctacgcgtctcttgatcacgaaaagcttcggtttgaatcgccttgcctcgtgtggatattttgacgggagatgtgttgaccgtcatcgcttccttggtgggtttccatgcaaccttttccacctttgtcccaagagctttgtcgttcttgtagtcgacgatcggttctttcttcccatgatgggcgatgctcaactccatgtcatgggcgcgagtggccaattcctcgaaggtccgcggtttaatgccttgaaggatgtattacaaaccccattgcatgccttggatgcacatctcgattgaagaggtttccgagagcctgtctttacagtcgaggcttagagtgcgccatctgttgatgtagtcaatgactggctcgtccttccactgttttatgctcgttagctctagcatactcacagtgcggcgggtgttatagaagcggttgaggaattccctttccaattgctcccagctgttgatggactcaggctctaggtccgtgtaccactcaaaggcatttcctttcagcgagcgcacaaactgcttggcgaggtagtctccctccgtccccgcgttgttgcaagtttcgacgaaatgtgcaacgtgctgctttgggtttccttttccatcaaactgcatgaactttggtggttgataaccccttggcatccttagggcatcaatcttcttggaatagggcttcgagtagaacaaggaggtatgtgagctcccttcgtactgtgccttgatggtgttggtgatcatctcctgcagctgctggatagaaagagatcccatgagtgccgctgcttggtctggctccggcttcccatcgattttcttcaccgggggttcttcatctccgccagctcctccctttagtggatcatcctctgggtcgggtttatcgccgtcctgcgcctccagtcggttgactagtgctgcaatttgcaagtctttttcttccacagttcgggttagccttgcgatcgcttcattcatttgagccagctgctcatcgattgaagttgctccaatggtcatgacttgcatggctgaactgtcgcttgaatcggcatcggagagcatggattcagagtatttccttgggctttccccccttggtgcccttagtgaggctaaggtgatcaaaggctcgtgccttgggtgcttttgttcccttggcagagttgatgcagaggtgaaagaggcggcagaagtagctcttgccatgctttgagtcgtgatgcccaaagtgacaccagttgcgacgaggacgcttttgttctttgcgccggttgcggaacagtttgagccttccttgatgccattaattttggaagtgcgcttgaatttcttgaacggagaaagagatgagaggcagagattgtcccactgggcgtgccaatttgtgaacacgaaaaattcctgaaacgaaagagacaagaaacgacgtgcacaaacaaatatttgtatttgatgattttgggttacaatctctctctattttgatcctctgattcgatctccgtaaggtattgatttgtggatgtttccttgatccaagggccgtcgaggcttgatcttggatgaactgttggaagtttcttcaaggggtcgtgggcttgatctttgaaggtggatttgagcggatcttcaaaggggcttttgggcttgatctttgaagaacagtgacgaacggatctccaagggcttttgggcttgatcttgaagaacagtgatgaacggatcttcaagggcttttgggcttgatcttgaagaacggttggatgtgtggatttgtcgacgttgttgatccaaagggccgttggggcttgatcttggatgaacggatgatgaacgatggtgctttcttcaagggccgtcggggcttgatcttgaattggtggatggttgatccaaggggccgttggggcttgatcttggaagaacgatgaacgaagaacgaagaaggctttcttgattcttcgggaacctggatgcttgagagcttcggagtttcaaagcttcagagcttcaaggtgtaatatgaattggttccttttaaatgaatgaattagccttctatttatagaattttccaaggcttaattttgaatataatatcccagatgaaataagtcgtttctgccagatgttgacatgtgtcctatttgatgacttttccaactcatttcaattttcgtttagtcacacgctacgtgtaaaatttatgtaatacatgagcgttgacactttgatttatcggtcaacatttatttaccgaaatttcgatgtctacaataagttttaagtatatttttaatatatctatacgtgaaaaaaatatgtattgaAGACTTTTATTGAgacatttttaatagaaagattttttttttaaatactgatAATAAGGAAATGAggaattagttaattatttttttttattttattaaaaaaatgtcatTTAATGCGTAGAAGGGGATTGACGAAATTAAATTCATATATTATAGGCAATTAGTTGCTAAGCTAACTTATGCCTCtatataaatgcatttaaattaagaaaaattaatgaaatgataattaaataaatagaaaattattGAGGTGGCAATTGATCAAAGCACCTTAATCAAATCTTTAAAAGGGGTGCATGTTTAATCTAACAACTATAGAAAAAATGTAGGGCattctaattttcccaaaaaaattctttcaaaaataataatgaatttTATAGCACAAAACCAAAGAAATATTAGTCCAAGAAACCAAAGAAATTTAATAGCAACTCCAGTGATAAAATTAAGAGACGGTGTTGGAAATGTCACAAGTTCGGCCATTATGCTAATGATTGTattgtcaagaaaacaataaaacaattaaaaatttcagaAGAAGAACCCCTATTTGGATAATACACATTCAGTTAACCGACTGATTCTAATTGTTTTGTTCCGAAGCAAAGATATCCACAGGACGGTTCGTCCTATTTAGATATTCACGACCAAGAAGTACTGGATTCTCTTTCAGATAGGCCCTAAAAGGAGAAGGACGGCTGAAATGCCAACAAGCGTCTCACAAGATAAATTAATCAAAGTTCTAGAATTAAGAAACACAGATTCCAATAAAAATTCCTCTGAACGAATTGAATCGAGAAAGGAGATTTGTGTGATCGTGTTGGAAGAAAGCTTCTGAAGAGCTCCCTGTCTCACTCTCTAGTGCTTTGATTGTTAAGAAAAGAGCTTGAACTTTTTGTACTGTTTGACTATTTTTTTCGCGAGTATTTTTAGTGGCGTTTGATTATCATTCTGTTTAGGGCGTTTGTTTGTTCTTGTACATATTTCttattttggaagaagaaaatataTACCTTGTTGTACATacaagtttgtaaacttatgaGTGCAAGAGATATGAGGGTCCTTTCATGGCATATCAAGAGTTTATCAGTAAAATATGTAATTTTAGAGTGTGGTTTTATCTCTCAAGCTATAGTTTGCCAGGACTTTTCATAGAACAACTTACTAGTCGTCGATGTCTGATTTGTCATTTGTTTCGaacaatgaaatttgaaccaaataaaaacaaagtgaCTCAATTGAAGTGAAATTTGTAGGTATATATTGCAGATTATTGAGAGCTTACAAGTATCAGACATACATTACTTCTAGTTGGCTTGCTGCCACTCTACTCAAATAAACTAAACTCTCTAAAATAAAATCTGCAGCTTTTGAAAGCTAATGAATCAAATGCAGTTAAATGCACACATTATTCGTGTCAAATCTAGGCGAAAATAAGAGAATTTGATGCAGGCAGGATATTGCTTTGTCTCAAAGGGATGGCTCGTGGAATCTTGTAGTTGCCAACGAAGAAAGGATGCCGTAGTGCCTCAGCAGCAGTAGGCCTCGCGGAAGGGTCCCaagaacaaagggaagaaatcaGCTGGATGGCAGATCTGCTTGCAGAAGGAATCATCGCAGATAGACCAACCCCGCCAATTTTTGGAAACTGATAGTTCAAGTTTTGGGCAAGAAGCTGTCCCTCTGGCCATGACTCCCAAGTGGGACTGCCTATAACACTGCAAATCTTGAACATCTGATCATCAGCACTTTCACCGGGAAATAGAGGCCGGAATGAAAACATCTCCGCTATGATGGCACCCATTGCCCACATATCGACCTTAGGACCATACAAGCCTGACCGAAGCAACACCTCAGGAGCACGATACGGACGAGTAGTGACGTAGTCTGTATAGGGAGGAGGTGAATCAATCTCCTTAGCCGAACCCAAATCTGCAATCTTGACCACACGCCCACCATCCTTAACCAACACATTAGCGGGCTTCAAATCACGGTGGAAATAGCCGTTTCTGTGCATATAAGCCAGGCCCTGAAACATCTGAAAGCAGATGCTTCTAACTTCTTCCTCGGTGAATTTGGTTCGCCTTTTCATCATAAGATCAAGCAGACTGCTCTGCATATACTCGAAGACAAGGAATGCAGAATCGTTTTCGAAGATGACATCCTTCAACTGGACAATGTTGGGGTGCCTGAGCTTGGAAAGGGACTGAACTTCCGGTAGGCTTAGGCACTGCTCAAAGGAACTGAATGTCTCCCTCAGATACTTGACTGCAACGACTTCACCCGTCGGTTGGTGCTGCGCCTCAAATACCGTTCCGAAAGAACCACCGCCTAGTTGCTTAGTAATCCAAAACTTGTCCATGATCGGGTCGTAACTCGTAAGGAACCGAACCAACCCTCCAACAGTTAATGTCGGGCTAAACTAAACCCCTCAACGCCAAGGAACTAATTGCGATCTCTGAGGGAAACCCTAGAACGTATGAACAATTGAACACTGAGAACAGAAGACTTGAAAGTTGAGAGCTTTTGAAataacgagagagagagaagcaagTTGGTAATTGTGGTTTGAGATTCGGGAAATTATGGAAAGTGTGGAAATTAGGGTTCCAATTTGTAGCTTCTTTCATTCCATTATCTCCCGATTGAACAAGGAAACGCGGCAAGCAAGCTCACGTGGCTTAATTGTATTGGAAATTCGATTCGTGTAACGCAAGCAACCTCACTCTCCCAGTTGCTAGTTGCTAGTTGCTACTTAACTCCACTGCGATAAGGAAAGGGCTTTTTCGTAAATTTGATTTTACTTTGGGCACAAGATAGGATTTTCCAACGGTCAGGAttttccaaaactccttttcaCATGGATCAATAGCTGTTAACGGTCCAGATATTATAAAACATGGCCGTGTGAAACCATGGTGTAAAAAATGAAAACGGTTTAAATTTCGTGAACCGTAGATGGGCTGGGCCCACAAGGATTATCCTCAACGGAAAAGGAGAGACAGAATATAACAAAACCCAACCCCCCCTCACAGCtgctctctctcgctctctctctctctctctctctggtggCGCTCTGAAATGTCCCAAAAGCAAACCCTAGCAGCCTGGCGGTTCGTCATGATCATCGACCTATAAAACTCGCCCTAGGGCTTGTAAATCGTTGCTGCTTTCACAAATTGCACGGGGATTCTCTCTGACGGATTCTGATTTTCTCGATTTTGGCGTGTCGGAAGCTTTCTCGGAGTTCGTGCGACCCAAACAATCGGTGATTTCGAAGCGACGATCTGGTCAATCAGTCGGCAAATTAATTCCACCGATATCGATTCTTCAACCTAGGGCTTTCTGATTCTCTCAGACTCTTCGTTAAGGATCGGTGAGAACGCTTCGTATCGATAAGCGTAGGCAGAGGGCTTTTTCTGATTTCACGGAGATCTGTTAAATTCGAAGGAGATTGGATCGGCGGCGGACGGAGGGTGGAGAAACCTAATTTAATTACGAGCATCGCCATCTGTTCGACGATCGGTTTCTCAAGGATTCGAATCGAACTGAAAGAGCTGAGATTGGTGCTGTTGACGGCGGCGAAGAAGCTTCGGAAGAGCTGTCAATCTGTCTCTCCCCTTGCGGTGGTTTGGTTGTTCCATCTCAATAGAATAATCGAAGGAAAAAAAGAGCTTGAATTTTTTGTACTGTTTGATTATAGCAGCTTTTTTTCTTGGAGTTGAATATAAGGCCGTATAATTTTTTTGGCCTTCGATTATTTGTTTGTTCTTGTTTGTGGTGTTATACATATTTCATATTttggaaggaaaaagaaaaaaaatttaccatGGCGGTGTATTATAAATTTAAGAGTGCAAAAGACTATGATTCTATTCCTATGGACGGCCCGTTCATCGCAGTTggtattttgaaagaaaaaatatatgaatCCAAGCACTTAGGGCGGGGTACCGATTACGACCTCGTCGTCACCAATGCCCAGACCAATGAAGGTTGGTTCTGATTTAGTTATTATTCCCTTCTGAACATGTTCTAATTAATCACAGATATGAGTCCTCACAGGTGATAGGAGAGTTTTTGTGTGTCAGAGTAGAGTGGTAGGATCGTCGTCTATGGTTTTGGGGAtttctaaaattttgttttagggtttttcttgattTAATTAACATTGGGGTCTCTAGTTGCCACAGTGTGCCTTGAAATTCAAGATAGTGATTGTGTATGGTGGTTTACTTTTGCCATTGAAAGAGAATTTTGACCACCACATTTTCTATGTTGAATTGACTCGACCTGAGTGGGGACTTGCTGTGTGAGGTTGAAATCTGGGTTCTTTAGGAATGGTTAATCTGACCAGAGCTTTCTAGGAACTATGGGTTACGTTGTGGGGAATCACATTTTGGTAGCTTTTATCCTTTCTTTCATGGATTAATATCGTTGCAATGTTTTATAGTCTTTATGTTCTGTGTTTTGTAATTTCAGAGTATCTTGATGAAGGGATGTTGATTCCAAAAAATACGTCAGTTTTGATACGCCGCGTACCTGGAAGGCCTCCGATGCCCATTGTTACTGATTCAGAGTACTATCTCAGATCCTTTAACTTCTCGTCTTTAGTTATATTGTCGCAAAATCCATGATCAATTTTGAGTTGTCAGTATTACTTTGTTCTTGTGTTTAATTAATCTGTGACATGGGTAGTCCCTGTTATTGTATCTTTGTTGGCATTAGTGCCATGTACTTCGATAGGGTATTGTGTTTCTTATACCCTTAGGGCAGATCTCAAGGGTTTGTTTAGTTAggcaatttttatttcttttgttgcaggcgaaaggtggaagatgaggtgGAGGACACTGAACCAGAAAGGACTAGCTTTCTGGCAGCTGAATCATCTGCCACGAAATATGTAAGTTTAAATATCCGCTAGTCCTCTTTGGTTTTAAGTGGTGTGGTCGTGCTTTGCTTTGTGCCATACCTTTTGTTGATCTTGTGTTTATTATGGCTTTGCAGCCTGGTGATCCAGATTGGGATGATTATGGGGATGATTTGTATGAAATTCCTGAAGTGCTGGCTGTGCAGACAAGCTATCAGGCTCCGGATGCGCAGCCAACTGATAAAGCTGATGAAGATAGCAAGATTAAGGCTTTGATCGACACTTCAGCCTTGGAATGGCAACAGTATGATGCTTTCAGTTTTATTAGTGCACTGCGATATGACAGTGATAGGTTTCTGGTCACTAATGTTGGATGATCTTTGTGTTTTTGCAGCCAAGGTCCTGACAGCTTTGGTCCTGGTAGAGGTTTTGGCAGGGGTGGAAGAATGATGAATGGACGTGGTATTGGTGAGTCTCTTTAGATtacattatttttgttttacgCTACATATCAATGCTCATCGAATCCGTGTCTCTTTCTCTATCAATTTTACATACTGACACTGATATCTATTTTCTTTAATTGAGGTCGCGGAGGAGGGGGTTTTGAGAGGAAAACACCTCCACAGGGATATATTTGTCATAGGTGTAAGGTGCCTGGTATGTTcattttccttctcctttttggAAGATAATGGATGTTTTGTGATAAGTGCTTAGATGAGGAATGTTCTAATATTTGACTTTTGTATGTGTGTCCAGGGCATTATATTCAGCACTGCCCTACGAATGGTGATCCAAATTTTGACATTAAAAGAGTTAAGCCACCCACTGGAATTCCTAAGTCCATGCTGATGGCAAACCCAGATGGCTCATATAAATTGCCAAGTGGTGATAAAGCTGTATTGAGGCCGAATGAGTAAgctgatttgattttgtatattTTATAGGCTTAGTTTCCAGTTTTTTCATAAAAGAAACTTACTTTTATATTTGATATGGAAACAGGGCTGCTTTTGAGAAAGAGATTGAAGGTTTACCATCTACACGTTCGGTTGGTGATCTACCGCCTGAGCTACACTGCCCATTGTGCAAAGAAGTGATGAAAGATGCTGTGCTAACGAGCAAGTGTTGCTTTAAAAGCTTTTGTGATAAGTGTAAGTTATGATGTAAATTTAATTGTCTAAATTTTGCAACATCTAAGGGAAGAAATTCAACTTTTTTCTCTCTTGTGATATTTTTGGTTTACCCTCATCTGGGTCATATGACGAGCCCTTTCGACATCTTATTACTTAACTGTGTATCCTGAACTCGTGTACCCGTATTGTCTATCATCTCAACTTTCTTTGTGCTTACACTGGATCATGTGTTAATCAGGTATCCGGAACTACATTATGTCCAGGTCAGTGTGTATCTGTGGGGCTACAAATACACTGGCAGACGATCTACTGCCAAATAAGACGCTCAGAGATACAATCAATCGCATCTTGGAATCTGGTGGTAACAGTAGTGCTGATAATGCTGGGAGTACATTCCATGTTCAAGGTTTGTTTTTCAGTGACGTGCCTTCTATTTCTGTTTAGACTTGAACATTGTTGTTATTACATCATGATTTGTAATATTTAGATATGGAGTCTGCTCGCTGTCCACAACCCAAGATTCCTTCCCCCACTGTATCTGCTGCAtcaaaaggagaagaaaaacaGTTACCTTTGAATGAAGAACCTCCAAAGATCCAGGAAACTGAAGATGAGGTAAAGCCTGTTCTTCCCCAGCAGCAGATTTTAGACAGAGTGAGAACTACAAAAGTAGTTGATGCATCTGAAGCCACACATGAGTCAATGAGTGTGAAGGAACCGGCATCACAAGGGAGTGCTCCACTGGTTGAGGAAGAAGTGCAGCAAAGGATGGCTTCTGGGGAGGCAGGTAATGTATTGGTCTGGGTATTATTGTTTCTTGATTCTGTTGGCCTACTATTCTATTTTAGAACTTTTTTCATGGAGCGTATCAAGTTCTGTgttatcttttgttttatttgacaTGTATTAGTAGGATAGATGTGTTGagtaaaattattttttccttgaaaattgaaaagaaatttgtagtGATCTCTTATTTGGGTTTTGATTGTATATTCGCTgcaggaaagaaaaggaaaaagaagaaaattcgaGTGCCTGCGACTGGTATGCCTTttctcttattttgtttttgtaaacATAGATGTCTCTGTTCAAGTTCTCTGCAGTAAATTATAAATTTGAATTATATACTCTAATCGTTATGCTTTAATATGTATATAACATGAGTACATACTATGCAGACATGCAATGGAGAAACCCTCAAGATCTTGCAGCTGAAAACTATATGATGCCTATGGGCCCTGCTGCTTATAATCCATACTGGAATGGCATGCAACCTAGCATGGGCATGGAAGGATACATGACACCATATGGTGGTCCGATGCCGTATATGGGTTATGGTCCGATGGACATGCCATTTGGGGGTCTTGGTCCACAGGACCCATTTGGTTCTCAAGGCTATATGATGCCCATGGTTCCGCCTCAGAGGTATGCATTCGACTCATGAATTTCTTAGTAAATGGGTGTGATTTTGGTGGGTTTGTGTTATGAATTCTGTTATTCAAATTAGGTATGCAAGTTAATGTTATTTTCCTTTGAAACATTACACAACCCTGTAGGTTTGTAGGTGGAATCATTGCCCTAAGTGTGTCATTATATGGTTTCAAGTTGcaatttagtaattttttttccttccttccgATCCTAAGGCCTTATTTCGTTTTAAATTTTGAACTTCATACAGGGATCTTGCGGACTTTGGTATGGGTATGAATGGCATGAATGGCATGAATGGCATGAATGGAATGAATGGGATGAATGGGATGAATGGCATGAATGGGATGAATGGCATGAATGGCATGCATGGGATGAATGGCATGCATGGACCCCCCATCATGAGCAGAGAAGAATTTGAGGCTCGGAAA encodes:
- the LOC103433000 gene encoding cyclin-dependent kinase F-4-like — encoded protein: MDKFWITKQLGGGSFGTVFEAQHQPTGEVVAVKYLRETFSSFEQCLSLPEVQSLSKLRHPNIVQLKDVIFENDSAFLVFEYMQSSLLDLMMKRRTKFTEEEVRSICFQMFQGLAYMHRNGYFHRDLKPANVLVKDGGRVVKIADLGSAKEIDSPPPYTDYVTTRPYRAPEVLLRSGLYGPKVDMWAMGAIIAEMFSFRPLFPGESADDQMFKICSVIGSPTWESWPEGQLLAQNLNYQFPKIGGVGLSAMIPSASRSAIQLISSLCSWDPSARPTAAEALRHPFFVGNYKIPRAIPLRQSNILPASNSLIFA